Proteins encoded within one genomic window of Halomonas sp. YLGW01:
- a CDS encoding methyltransferase domain-containing protein: MASAAAERVGRGGQMMGLDANEEMLSVARRKHADIEWRAGQAEALPFEDQTFDAVISQFGFMFFSDQPRALQEMMRVLRPSGRLAVAVCDALDHSPGYAVFAELLHRLFGERVVEAFRAPFASGDSALLLAACDEAGIGEATVARHDGRVRFASIDALVSTERACAWTLGGVLDDSEFERLQDKAEESLRPFVNADGDVDFLMPVLILTATRP, translated from the coding sequence TTGGCCAGTGCCGCCGCCGAACGCGTCGGTCGCGGCGGCCAGATGATGGGACTGGATGCCAACGAGGAAATGCTGAGTGTGGCGCGGCGCAAGCATGCCGACATCGAATGGCGGGCCGGTCAGGCCGAGGCGCTGCCTTTCGAGGATCAGACCTTCGACGCCGTGATCAGCCAGTTCGGTTTCATGTTCTTTTCCGACCAGCCCCGCGCCTTGCAGGAAATGATGCGCGTACTGCGTCCTTCTGGCCGCCTGGCGGTGGCCGTGTGCGACGCCCTGGATCACTCTCCCGGTTATGCCGTCTTCGCCGAGCTCTTGCATCGCCTGTTTGGCGAACGGGTGGTCGAGGCCTTTCGCGCTCCCTTCGCCAGCGGGGACTCGGCACTATTGCTGGCGGCATGCGATGAGGCCGGCATCGGAGAGGCCACCGTGGCTCGTCATGACGGTCGGGTGCGATTCGCCTCCATCGACGCGCTGGTGTCCACCGAGCGCGCCTGTGCCTGGACCCTTGGTGGGGTGCTCGATGACAGCGAGTTCGAACGCCTGCAGGACAAGGCCGAGGAATCCCTGCGGCCCTTCGTGAACGCCGACGGCGACGTTGATTTCCTGATGCCCGTGCTCATCCTGACCGCTACCCGACCTTAG
- a CDS encoding molybdopterin-dependent oxidoreductase, with protein sequence MVTSSLLLAADALPQPAGRVVLTVTGNIDVANAGEGERAEFDLEMLSGLPQQAFDTETPWTEGPHRYQGVLLRDLLERVGADGERVRASAMNDYHHDIGMQTVVQEPLLLATHRDGEPMRIRDKGPVRIMLPVSDSPQYSKKRYLDMMVWQLKTLTVR encoded by the coding sequence ATGGTGACGAGTTCGCTGCTGCTGGCGGCAGATGCCTTGCCGCAGCCTGCCGGCAGGGTGGTGTTGACGGTGACGGGCAATATCGATGTGGCGAACGCCGGGGAGGGGGAGCGCGCCGAGTTTGATCTCGAGATGCTCTCGGGCTTGCCGCAGCAGGCCTTTGACACCGAAACACCCTGGACGGAAGGGCCTCACCGCTACCAGGGCGTGCTATTACGGGACCTGCTCGAGCGCGTGGGCGCTGACGGCGAGCGGGTACGGGCCTCGGCGATGAACGACTACCATCATGATATCGGCATGCAGACCGTGGTGCAGGAGCCGCTCTTGCTGGCGACCCATCGAGATGGCGAGCCGATGAGAATACGCGACAAGGGCCCGGTCAGGATCATGCTGCCAGTGTCGGACTCACCGCAATACAGTAAGAAGCGCTATCTCGACATGATGGTGTGGCAGCTTAAAACCCTAACCGTGCGGTGA
- a CDS encoding EAL domain-containing protein, with protein MKRFRLFLLIAIALIFGASSLYSYNRDLEVVSYVSSTIKSIGWESSELEIELLKFDQALTGLAASMVEEDEVELHFELLWSRIDSLLLGEVSRPMREQPGVLALLREFKAQLEQWEERVYALSSDDVATIKALRQELSEYRTLVREVNVDTFSGESVWRQLDMIQDIRLRSNLYLAGLMLSGLAMLILLVRENRRNWRLAYHDVLTGLHNRMSFYHLIASDLGQAARERSQLAVYMIDLNGFKAVNDSLGHEVGDRLLQEVASRLRDTIGRQGVAARLGGDEFVVLQRLKPDEGPEQMAALLWQSLSREVKLPDGNLSPHACIGISLYPDHGTTKKELLSHADTAMYHAKQSSDSSVQLFEFGLNEPRVRRQKLALALEAAIEHDHLELHYQPIFDLRSETVESVEALLRWNSSEFGAISPLEIIDVAEKHGLAQRLNRWVLLKACRQLKRWKLSERDGLKVNVNISPSIFKDGELVATIREALDSASLAASSLVLEITEDTSLWDTAGSLDRVKELRQLGVEIALDDFGTGYSSFSHLRQLPFNKLKLDKSFIDDLASDTRAVSLIRTIISLAKSLDMVVTAEGIEASEQMEQLNRLGCHLGQGYLLAKPMPVDVMEQVLLKRTTSMHGET; from the coding sequence ATGAAGCGATTCAGACTCTTCTTACTCATAGCGATCGCGCTGATCTTCGGCGCCAGCTCCCTGTATAGCTATAACCGGGACCTGGAAGTGGTGAGCTATGTATCCAGCACCATCAAGTCGATTGGCTGGGAAAGCTCCGAATTGGAGATTGAGTTGCTCAAGTTTGATCAGGCTCTGACCGGTCTGGCCGCTAGCATGGTGGAGGAGGATGAAGTCGAGCTTCACTTCGAGCTGTTGTGGAGTCGAATCGACTCCTTGCTGCTAGGGGAAGTGAGTCGCCCAATGAGGGAGCAGCCAGGGGTATTGGCGTTGCTCCGGGAGTTCAAGGCACAGCTGGAGCAGTGGGAAGAACGGGTCTATGCGCTGAGTTCTGATGACGTCGCGACGATCAAGGCGCTCCGGCAAGAGCTGTCTGAATATCGCACGCTGGTGCGAGAGGTTAATGTCGACACCTTTTCGGGCGAGAGCGTATGGCGCCAGCTCGATATGATTCAGGATATCCGCCTACGCTCCAATCTCTATCTTGCCGGGCTGATGCTGAGCGGGTTGGCGATGTTGATCCTGCTCGTGCGGGAAAACCGTCGAAACTGGCGCTTGGCCTATCATGATGTGCTCACTGGCCTCCATAATCGCATGTCGTTCTATCACTTGATCGCCAGTGATCTCGGTCAGGCGGCGCGGGAGCGAAGCCAGCTGGCCGTTTATATGATCGATCTGAATGGTTTCAAGGCGGTCAATGACAGCTTGGGGCATGAGGTGGGAGACCGATTGCTGCAAGAGGTGGCGAGCAGGCTGCGTGACACCATCGGCCGACAGGGGGTGGCGGCCAGGCTTGGCGGTGACGAGTTCGTGGTACTTCAGCGGCTCAAGCCCGATGAGGGGCCCGAGCAGATGGCCGCCCTGTTGTGGCAGTCGCTGTCTCGTGAGGTGAAGCTGCCCGATGGAAACCTGTCGCCACATGCCTGTATCGGCATCAGCCTCTATCCTGACCACGGGACCACAAAGAAAGAACTCTTAAGCCATGCCGATACGGCCATGTATCATGCCAAGCAAAGCTCGGACAGCTCGGTGCAACTCTTTGAGTTTGGCCTGAATGAACCGCGCGTGCGTCGTCAAAAACTGGCGCTGGCGCTGGAGGCGGCGATTGAGCACGACCATCTCGAGCTGCATTATCAGCCCATCTTTGACCTCCGGAGCGAAACGGTCGAGTCGGTGGAGGCGCTATTGCGCTGGAACTCCTCGGAGTTTGGGGCGATCAGTCCGTTAGAGATCATCGACGTGGCAGAAAAGCATGGTCTTGCTCAGCGCCTTAATCGATGGGTGCTCCTCAAGGCCTGTCGCCAATTGAAGCGCTGGAAGCTGTCCGAGCGTGATGGCCTGAAGGTCAACGTCAATATCAGTCCCAGTATCTTCAAGGACGGTGAGCTGGTCGCCACAATACGAGAGGCGTTGGACTCAGCTTCCCTAGCGGCCTCGTCCCTGGTGCTCGAAATCACCGAGGATACCAGCCTGTGGGATACGGCCGGCTCGCTCGACAGGGTAAAGGAACTTCGCCAGCTCGGGGTGGAGATCGCCCTCGATGATTTCGGGACGGGCTATTCCTCGTTCAGCCACCTGCGCCAGCTCCCATTCAACAAGTTGAAGCTTGATAAGAGCTTTATTGACGATCTCGCATCAGATACCCGGGCGGTCAGCCTGATCAGAACCATTATTTCGCTGGCGAAGAGCCTGGATATGGTGGTGACCGCCGAAGGTATCGAGGCGTCGGAGCAGATGGAGCAGTTGAATCGGCTGGGCTGTCACCTGGGGCAAGGTTATCTGCTGGCCAAGCCCATGCCTGTCGATGTCATGGAACAGGTGCTGTTGAAACGGACCACGTCCATGCATGGGGAGACATAA